The sequence AGCATCATACGTCCAATTTTTAAATAGTTTTCACCTAAGAATTTGATATCATTTGATTCAACCGCAGAATGGTCACGCATATAAAAAACGGATGAATCAAAATTTGAATCTATCTTTAATTTTATTTGATTTTTCTTCCAAGTTTCAGCACCAGATTCAATGATAAAGCCAACATATTGATTTCCTTCTTTTTTAATTCCGATTTTATAAGGTTCAGAAAACCAAATTCCTTCAGCATCTTGAACTTTTTTATTCTTTAAATACTTTTCAAATTTCGGAACATCAACAACCAGTTTTTCCCATTCAGAAAAATCGTTTGGAATTACTTTTTCAATTTGCTGATTCTGACTCGTTTCTTTTAGAGAAATAGCAATATGACCGGAACGAAAAAATTCTAACCATTCATATAAAATTGGCGCACATTCATTGATGTTTTTTGCTGATTTGATTTTTGATAAAATACGTTGGTTGTGTTCTTTATAAGCTTGTTCACCTTTTTTTTCGATATAATATTCAAAACCGGCGTCGTTTTCTTCAAAAGTTTTCTTAACCCATTCAAAGTTACTTTCGCAATTACAATTTTGAGCATTTGAGATAGAGAATGTACCAAGCAACATGGCGATAATAATATATTTTTTCATTTTATTTTTTTATTTCTAATTCTTCAATCGTTGTATAATCTTCGTAATTTGATGTTATGACTTTATCGCCAATCTTTAATCCAGAAATCACTTCGTAAACATTCGGATTTTCTTTACCTAATTCAATTTTTCTACGAATTGCTTTTTGGTCGTTTACCACAAAAATCCATTTTCCTTGAGTGGTTGCAAAATAACTTCCTTTGGGTAAAATAATTTTTTTCTCTTTTTCTGACAAGGTTAGTTTTACACCAACCGAAGTTCCATCTTGAATGTTAGCTGGTAATTTATCGATAAATTCAAGCTCAACTTTAAATTTTGCGTTTTTAACTTCGGGCGAAATTTTAGTAACTTTTACCTTAACTTTTTGACTTTTGATTTCTATTTGTCCATATTGACCTTCCTGAATACGGTCTAAATAATATTCATCAACCATTGCAACCAATTTATAACCACTTAAAACATCAATCTTTCCAATACTTTTTCCGGATTCAATTGATTGTCCCAAAGCCAAATCAAAAGAACTCAACCTACCCGATTCTGGCGCTAAAATCAAGAAGTTTTGTTTGTTATTTCGCAACGTATTTAAACTTTTTTGCATAATCGATAAAGCTTCATCAATTTGTTTGATTTGCAAAACGTTCGATTCTTTTTCTTTAATTAATGTTTTCTGAATGATAGCTTTACGTTCTTGTTGGTATCTGAATTTTTCTTTTGTAGTTTCCCATTCATTTTTAGATAAAACATCACGTTCAAAAAGCTTTTTATTTAAATCATATTCAAGTTGCGTTTGATTATAATCGTGTTCCATACTAACCAAATCTTTCGAAAGATTTAATTCTTGATTTCTGATATTTAATTTTGAAACATTTAATTGATTCATTTGTTCAATAATTGCGGTTTCTTGCGTTAAATAACTTAATTCTGAATTCGGATTGTACAATTGCGCAATTGGCATTCCTTTAGTAACCATCGCTCCATTTTCGGTAAAAATTTCTTGAACCGAACCGCTTTCTACAACATTAATTAAAGTTGAATTTATGGGTTCTATTTGTGCTTGAAAACTTACAAAATCTTCAAAGAAATCTTCTGTTACTTCTTTAATCATAATTTCAGATTCGTTTACAGCTAATGTTCTAGGTTGATTAGAAACGTAAACAAACAAGACAACAACAATTAAAATAGCAAAACCGATAAAACCGAATCTTTTATATTTATTTTTCTTAGAATTAATTTTAATATCCATTATTTTATAAATTTACTTTTGAGATAAGTGATTTTTTAACGTTTGATATTTAATAAATTATAAATAATATGCCATGTATTTATAACTTACTAAATCAATAAAAATCAATCATTTAAAAAACAACCTAAAAATCAAACTGTCCGAAAACGAACACTAAACTGTCCGTTTTTGAACAGCTAAAAATCGATATGAAAAAAACACAAGCCACACTTTTAGTAATCGACGACCAAGACGAGATTTTAATTGCAAGTAAATTGTTGCTTAAACGTAGTTTTGAAAGCGTTTTAACATGTTCAAATCCGAAAGAAATTCTACAAATTTTGTCTCAAAATGAAATCGATGTGATTTTGATGGATATGAATTTTAGAACCGGTTACGAAGATGGTAAAGAAGGCATTTTTTGGTTAAAAGAAATCAAACAAAATCAACCTGAAACAAAGGTTATTTTAATGACTTCGTACGGAAACATTCAAAATGCAATTGATGGTTTAAAACTTGGAGCAATTGATTATTTATTGAAACCTTGGGATAATGAAAAATTAGTTGCACAAATTAAAGATGCTGTTAAACAAAAAAGAAAAACACCATTAAAACAAAACGAAAACAAGCTATTTTTAGGAAGTTCACCAAGTATAGAAAAGGTTTATAAACTTGTACAACGTGTTGCTTTAACAGATGCAACACTTTTAATTCTTGGTGAAAATGGAACAGGAAAATCAGTTTTAGCAAAAAAAATACATTTACAATCAAACAGAAAAGACCAACCGTTTGTTCAAGTTGATTTGGGTTCGTTGAGCGAAAATTTATTCGAAAGTGAATTATTTGGCTATGCTAAAGGTGCATTTACAGACGCAAAAAATGACACGATGGGGCGTTTTGAAAATGCAAATGGCGGCACTTTATTTTTAGACGAAATCGGAAATATTCCGTTGCATTTACAAACAAAGCTTTTACAAGCCATTCAGAATAAAGAAATTGTCCGATTAGGTGAAAGCAAACCTCGAAAAGTTGATGTCCGAATTATAACTGCAACGAATTCTAATTTAGAAGAAGCTGTAAAAACAGGAAGTTTTCGAGAAGATTTGTTTTATCGTATCAACACCATTTCTGTGACAATGCCAAATTTATCGGAAAGAAAAGAAGATATTATTCCAATGATTCATCATTTTTTGAATGAAGCTGCAAACAAATATGATTTAGAAATTCCACACATTGATGCGGCAATTTTGTCGCAACTTGAAAATTATCCTTGGAATGGAAATATTCGAGAATTGCAAAATAGAATTGAACGCGCTATAATTTTAGCTGAAGACAATCAGATTACATTAGAACATTTAGGTTTTGATGCAGTTATTCCATTACAATCAGAAGTTAAAAATCAAAATTTAGCTGAAATCGAAAAGAATAAAATTGTAGAACGACTACATTTTTATAATGGAAATATTTCTAAAACAGCTGAAGATTTAGGAATTTCTAGAGCAGCTTTATATCGAAAGCTTGAAAAATATAATATTGAACAATCATAAAATGAAAACCAATTACATCACTTTTTTCATCTTTTTACGAGTTGTTTTAATAGCAACTTCTTGTATTTTGTGTGCCTTTTTTGCCTTTAAAAATTATTGGTATTCGTTTACTTTCTTTGCCGTTGTTACTTTAATTGTTTTGGTAGAATTTATCTATTACATACAAAATCATTTTTCGTACAATCAAAAAATTGTTAGCGCTTTACTTTATGATGATTTTAGTTTAAATATGGACGATAATCCAATTAAAAAGAACAAAAATATTGTAAAATTATATAACAAAACTAAAAATTTACATTTACTAAATACTTCAAAAGAAATTTTATATCACCAATTGATAAACGCTGTACCTTCTGGTTTTTTGATTCTAAAAGAAGAAGAAAGCGATAGGAAAATTGTTTTTATGAATCTGTTCTTTCAAGAATTGTTTCATGTGCCGCAATCAAGCTCTTGGAATTATTTAAAGAAATTTATTCCAGAATTTTGTCAAACTTTAGAAAATAGTCAGTTTACAGAACAGAAAAAAACAATCGAAATTCAAATACAAGACCAAGAAAAACAAACCTATGTTTTTCAGCTTTCAAAAACAACAATTGCAAATGAAACCTACGATGTTATTTTCCTAGATTCGATTCAACGTGTAATCGAAGTTACCGAAAAAGAAGCTTGGATAAATATTATGCAAGTAATTTCACATGAAATAATCAATTCGTTAACGCCAATTCATTCGTTGGCACATTCGACAAAATTGTATTTTGAAAACGATGAAATTGAGCCAGATGACATTGAAGATATTCGATTAAGTTTAGACACGATTATGAATCGCAGCAAGCATTTACAAACTTTTGTTGAACAATATCGTGAATTAACTAGTTTACCAACTCCAAATAAAAGCAAACAAAATTTAAGTGAAATTGTAAATGATATTGAATCTATTTTTAAAAATACGTTTCAATCCGAAAATATTACTTTTTCATCTGAAATTTCAAATCAATTAATGGTTGATTTAGACCGAAGTCAGTTTGAGCAAGTGCTGATAAATTTGATAAAAAATGCCATTCATTCTGTAACAGAATCTACTGAAAAATGGATTCGGATTACCACCAAACAAACCGAAAATCGACTGCAAATTATCATTCAAGATTCGGGCGCTTTAATCGATAACGAAATCATTTCAAAAATCTTTTTACCGTTTTATACCACACGTAAAAATGGCGCAGGAATTGGTTTAACACTTTCAAAAAACATCATCGAAGCACATCAAGGTTATTTGTACTTTCAGCAAAACGAAAACAAAAAACAATTTGTGATTGTATTGACCAAATAATTTATTTTATTTTTTGGGGCAAACCATTCACTCCGTTTCTGGCCAGGCTGTTCGCACTCGCTTTTTACAAATTAAAATTTGCAAAAGAGCTCAAACAAAGCTTCCTTCCTTTTTGCAACTCAAACACCTTTTAAAAGTTGATGCAACTTTATTTAAAAATTAAAAAGTTGCTTACCTTTGACAAAATTTACATCCAAATAAAAACTTCATAATTAGTTTACAGAAACCACATGAAGTTATTCTAAAAACGTAATCTAATACATATGATAACCCAAATTTGTTCTTGCAAAGGTTTAAATGCAAATTGTCAAAAATGCTTTGGTAGCGGCTATGTTCGTACAGCAACTTTAAAAAAATCGACAGAAAAGCAAAATAAAAAAAATCAAATTGAATCTTTTCTTCCAGAAAATATAACAACGCTTTCAAAATCTGATATTGAACAAGTTGCAATAAAAATCATATCAAATCTAGATTTGAAGTCTAAAAAACAAATGCAAATTTTAAATTCAATTCCTTTTAATACAAATACTTTTCGAAGAGATTTTGGTTCTAAATTTGAATTATTAGAGCAAATTGAAATTGAAAAACAACAACTTAGAAACGAACTTTTAATTGTTGACCAAGAAATTGTTTCTAAAAACTACAGATTTAATTTTACGTTTAAACATTATTTATCTGACAAAGATGTTGATGTTAGTTCAAATCGTCATCTAAAAGAATTAATTCGAGAATATAAAAAACTTAAAAAATAATTTTTTAATAAATCCAAAAGGCAAAGTCAATCGACTTTGCCTTTTGGATTTTATCTATTTCATTTTGAAATCGAATGTTCTAATTTGAAGAATTTAATAAGACAGTTGAATCCAACCCGAAATTTCTTCTCCTATTTTGGTTTGAATTTGATACATATAATTTCCAACAGGTAACAAAACATCATTTTCTATTTTTCCACTCCATTCGGTTCTATAATTATTGTTTTCATAAACAACATTTCCAAAGCGATTGTAAATTTTTAAATCCACACCTCCGAACGAACTTAAATCTAAAAAATCGTTTGAACCATCAGCGTTTGGAGTAACTTCTTTTTGAATCTTACATAAATTTTTTCCTGAGAAAATCATTTTTTCAGTCCATTTACAACCCGCTTGATTCGTCAAAGTAACACTAATATTATTATCAGCGGATACTAAATTTTTAAAATCGGCTAATTTTAAAACTAAATTCTTGTTGGTTATTTTGGTATTATTTATTGACCATTCAAAATTTACAATTGGACTATTTGAATTTTCTTTAAATCTTGCTTCGATAAAAAATTCATAGTTTTGACAATAGGTAACCAGTTCAAATTCTAAACCTTTTGTAATTTCAATATCAAAAGAAAATTGTCGTTTAGGATTTCCAGAATCTTGCGTAAAAACATATGTTTTTGAATTTTGTGAATCAAATTCAGCATTCCAAGTTCCGTTAAATCCAGTTTTAGAAATTTTGGGTAATTCTAGCGTTTCTCCTTTACAAACTTGGGTTGGCAAATCAAAAGCTAATTCGTCTTGATAAATCGAAACATCGTCTAACAATAAATAAGTTTCTACTGGTTTACTTTCAGATAAAATTTGATAATTGGTTTCGTTTGTGCTGAAAAAATTACCAATCAAAAAAGCATCTAAATTTGGTTTTGTAGCTATGAATTCAAAACTCATTAAAGTCCATTTATCTTTTTCTGTGATTGGTTTTCCAGAATAATTTACATCTGGTTTTAGCGGAATTGGGTCCACGTTTGCAAAGATTTTGTCTTTATTATTAATAAAAACTAATCCAATATTGTTTGAAGCGGTATTTGAAAAATCGGACAAACAAACATAAAATTCAATTTTATAACGCGAACCAACAATTAAAGGTTCGGATAAAGTTCCACGAACATATTCGCGATAATCGATTTTTTCTGTATAAACATTCGAAAACCCAACAAAGTTTTTTCCGGTTCTTGGCTTTTGTCCAGCAAAACTATCATTCAATGGATTCATAATACATTTTGTCGATAATTTTGTCGTAAAAGCATCTATTGAACCTTCACTTCCTGAAGTCCAATTTGTAATTGGAAAGTTTCCATTCGGATAAAAATAACATCGAAATTTTCCATTATCTTCTTCGAAACTTGGATTTAATACCAGATTTTTTTGCGAATAAACGGTATTAGATAAAATCAAAAATAGGAAAAAAAATATCTTATTTAACATACAGTGTTTTTGGTTTATATGAACAAAATTAACAATTTATAGACACAAAAAGAAGAAATCTCAATATTTAGAAATTCCTTCTTTTTAATCAATAATTTACTTGTTTTGTTAATACGTTAATTGAATCCAACCTGTAAATTGTTCACCGACATTGGTTTGAATTTGATAAAAATAGGTTCCGCTTGGTAGCATTTCGCCTTTTTTATTTTGACCTTTCCATTCTTTGTGATAATTATTTTTAGAATAAACTTCCATA comes from Flavobacterium sp. I3-2 and encodes:
- a CDS encoding sensor histidine kinase, whose protein sequence is MKTNYITFFIFLRVVLIATSCILCAFFAFKNYWYSFTFFAVVTLIVLVEFIYYIQNHFSYNQKIVSALLYDDFSLNMDDNPIKKNKNIVKLYNKTKNLHLLNTSKEILYHQLINAVPSGFLILKEEESDRKIVFMNLFFQELFHVPQSSSWNYLKKFIPEFCQTLENSQFTEQKKTIEIQIQDQEKQTYVFQLSKTTIANETYDVIFLDSIQRVIEVTEKEAWINIMQVISHEIINSLTPIHSLAHSTKLYFENDEIEPDDIEDIRLSLDTIMNRSKHLQTFVEQYRELTSLPTPNKSKQNLSEIVNDIESIFKNTFQSENITFSSEISNQLMVDLDRSQFEQVLINLIKNAIHSVTESTEKWIRITTKQTENRLQIIIQDSGALIDNEIISKIFLPFYTTRKNGAGIGLTLSKNIIEAHQGYLYFQQNENKKQFVIVLTK
- a CDS encoding efflux RND transporter periplasmic adaptor subunit, translating into MDIKINSKKNKYKRFGFIGFAILIVVVLFVYVSNQPRTLAVNESEIMIKEVTEDFFEDFVSFQAQIEPINSTLINVVESGSVQEIFTENGAMVTKGMPIAQLYNPNSELSYLTQETAIIEQMNQLNVSKLNIRNQELNLSKDLVSMEHDYNQTQLEYDLNKKLFERDVLSKNEWETTKEKFRYQQERKAIIQKTLIKEKESNVLQIKQIDEALSIMQKSLNTLRNNKQNFLILAPESGRLSSFDLALGQSIESGKSIGKIDVLSGYKLVAMVDEYYLDRIQEGQYGQIEIKSQKVKVKVTKISPEVKNAKFKVELEFIDKLPANIQDGTSVGVKLTLSEKEKKIILPKGSYFATTQGKWIFVVNDQKAIRRKIELGKENPNVYEVISGLKIGDKVITSNYEDYTTIEELEIKK
- a CDS encoding gliding motility-associated C-terminal domain-containing protein gives rise to the protein MLNKIFFFLFLILSNTVYSQKNLVLNPSFEEDNGKFRCYFYPNGNFPITNWTSGSEGSIDAFTTKLSTKCIMNPLNDSFAGQKPRTGKNFVGFSNVYTEKIDYREYVRGTLSEPLIVGSRYKIEFYVCLSDFSNTASNNIGLVFINNKDKIFANVDPIPLKPDVNYSGKPITEKDKWTLMSFEFIATKPNLDAFLIGNFFSTNETNYQILSESKPVETYLLLDDVSIYQDELAFDLPTQVCKGETLELPKISKTGFNGTWNAEFDSQNSKTYVFTQDSGNPKRQFSFDIEITKGLEFELVTYCQNYEFFIEARFKENSNSPIVNFEWSINNTKITNKNLVLKLADFKNLVSADNNISVTLTNQAGCKWTEKMIFSGKNLCKIQKEVTPNADGSNDFLDLSSFGGVDLKIYNRFGNVVYENNNYRTEWSGKIENDVLLPVGNYMYQIQTKIGEEISGWIQLSY
- a CDS encoding sigma-54-dependent transcriptional regulator, whose amino-acid sequence is MKKTQATLLVIDDQDEILIASKLLLKRSFESVLTCSNPKEILQILSQNEIDVILMDMNFRTGYEDGKEGIFWLKEIKQNQPETKVILMTSYGNIQNAIDGLKLGAIDYLLKPWDNEKLVAQIKDAVKQKRKTPLKQNENKLFLGSSPSIEKVYKLVQRVALTDATLLILGENGTGKSVLAKKIHLQSNRKDQPFVQVDLGSLSENLFESELFGYAKGAFTDAKNDTMGRFENANGGTLFLDEIGNIPLHLQTKLLQAIQNKEIVRLGESKPRKVDVRIITATNSNLEEAVKTGSFREDLFYRINTISVTMPNLSERKEDIIPMIHHFLNEAANKYDLEIPHIDAAILSQLENYPWNGNIRELQNRIERAIILAEDNQITLEHLGFDAVIPLQSEVKNQNLAEIEKNKIVERLHFYNGNISKTAEDLGISRAALYRKLEKYNIEQS